From Magnolia sinica isolate HGM2019 chromosome 13, MsV1, whole genome shotgun sequence, one genomic window encodes:
- the LOC131222852 gene encoding uncharacterized protein LOC131222852 isoform X2, producing MIRLLNTHESSFPQRCPRTFILLEISGVRKPCPCKRMFCASCVRIFCELFSRSPESYNSTSPIYLGSPHFSEHLSREGISISMASSLSRPPEIPMELHAQNRSKLIRSLRQHLSSSSRPLHGFVLLQGGEEQTRYCTDHVILFRQESYFAYLFGVREPGFYGAIDIASGKSILFAPRLPVDYAVWLGEIKPLSYFKERYMVNMVCYTDEIVEVLHDHYGGSGKPLLFLLHGLNTDSNNFSKPAELEEMEKFDTDLATLHPILTECRILKSDMELALIQYANDISSEAHIEVMRNIRVGMEEYQLESTFLHHVYMYGGCRHCSYTCICATGENSAVLHYGHAAAPNDRTLEDGDMALLDMGAEYHFYGSDITCSFPVNGKFTRDQSLIYNAVLKAHNSVISTMRPGISWIDMHKLAEKNILESLKAGGIVIGTWKGQKNQD from the exons ATGATTCGACTCCTCAATACTCACGAATCGTCGTTCCCGCAACGTTGTCCTCGGACTTTCATTCTCCTTGAAATCTCCGGCGTTCGGAAGCCCTGTCCATGTAAACGGATGTTCTGTGCAAGTTGCGTAAGAATCTTCTGCGAACTGTTTTCCAGGTCACCCGAATCTTACAATTCCACATCGCCTATTTATTTGGGATCCCCGCACTTCTCCGAACATCTAAGTAGAGAAGGCATTTCCATATCAATGGCTTCTTCCTTGTCTCGTCCTCCAGAGATTCCTATGGAACTTCACGCCCAGAATCGATCGAAGCTCATTCGATCTCTCCGTCAACATCTCTCCTCCTCATCTCGCCCTCTCCATGGATTCGTCTTACTGCAA GGAGGAGAGGAGCAAACGCGTTACTGCACCGATCATGTTATTCTCTTTAG GCAGGAGAGTTATTTCGCTTACCTCTTCGGAGTGAGGGAGCCTGGTTTTTATGGAGCAATT GACATTGCTTCTGGAAAATCGATTCTGTTTGCTCCACGGCTACCTGTTGATTATGCCGTTTGGTTAGGGGAGATAAAGCCATTATCCTACTTCAAG GAAAGGTATATGGTCAACATGGTTTGCTATACTGATGAGATTGTAGAAGTGCTACATGATCACTATGGAGGATCAGGAAAACCCTTACTGTTTCTTTTGCATGGGCTCAACACTGACAGCAATAACTTTTCCAAGCCAGCGGAACTTGAG GAGATGGAGAAGTTTGACACTGATCTAGCTACACTTCATCCTATTTTAACTGAATGTCGCATTTTAAAGTCTGATATGGAACTTGCTCTCATCCAGTATGCTAATGATATAAGCTCAGAAGCTCACATCGAG GTTATGCGAAATATAAGAGTGGGTATGGAGGAGTATCAGCTGGAAAGCACGTTTCTTCATCATGTCTACATGTATGGTGGCTGTAGGCATTGCTCATACACATGCATATGCGCTACTGGTGAAAATAG TGCTGTTCTTCACTATGGGCATGCTGCTGCTCCAAATGACCGG ACCTTGGAAGATGGGGATATGGCGTTGCTAGATATGGGGGCTGAATACCATTTTTATGGTTCTGACATTACATGCTCCTTTCCT GTAAATGGTAAATTTACAAGAGATCAGAGTCTTATTTACAAT GCTGTCCTCAAGGCTCACAATTCTGTTATATCTACAATGAGACCTGGAATAAGCTGGATAGACATGCACAA ACTAGCAGAAAAGAACATCCTTGAGTCGCTGAAGGCAGGAGGAATCGTTATTGG GACATGGAAAGGCCAAAAGAACCAGGATTAA
- the LOC131222852 gene encoding uncharacterized protein LOC131222852 isoform X1, whose product MFCASCVRIFCELFSRSPESYNSTSPIYLGSPHFSEHLSREGISISMASSLSRPPEIPMELHAQNRSKLIRSLRQHLSSSSRPLHGFVLLQGGEEQTRYCTDHVILFRQESYFAYLFGVREPGFYGAIDIASGKSILFAPRLPVDYAVWLGEIKPLSYFKERYMVNMVCYTDEIVEVLHDHYGGSGKPLLFLLHGLNTDSNNFSKPAELEEMEKFDTDLATLHPILTECRILKSDMELALIQYANDISSEAHIEVMRNIRVGMEEYQLESTFLHHVYMYGGCRHCSYTCICATGENSAVLHYGHAAAPNDRTLEDGDMALLDMGAEYHFYGSDITCSFPVNGKFTRDQSLIYNAVLKAHNSVISTMRPGISWIDMHKLAEKNILESLKAGGIVIGDVDDMMAERLGAVFMPHGLGHFLGLDTHDPGGYTKDMERPKEPGLRALRTIRELKEGMVITVEPGCYFIDALLNPALENSNTSKFFNREEISRFKSFGGVRIESDVYVTSKGCQNLTNCPRETWEIEAVMAGESWPLAKSS is encoded by the exons ATGTTCTGTGCAAGTTGCGTAAGAATCTTCTGCGAACTGTTTTCCAGGTCACCCGAATCTTACAATTCCACATCGCCTATTTATTTGGGATCCCCGCACTTCTCCGAACATCTAAGTAGAGAAGGCATTTCCATATCAATGGCTTCTTCCTTGTCTCGTCCTCCAGAGATTCCTATGGAACTTCACGCCCAGAATCGATCGAAGCTCATTCGATCTCTCCGTCAACATCTCTCCTCCTCATCTCGCCCTCTCCATGGATTCGTCTTACTGCAA GGAGGAGAGGAGCAAACGCGTTACTGCACCGATCATGTTATTCTCTTTAG GCAGGAGAGTTATTTCGCTTACCTCTTCGGAGTGAGGGAGCCTGGTTTTTATGGAGCAATT GACATTGCTTCTGGAAAATCGATTCTGTTTGCTCCACGGCTACCTGTTGATTATGCCGTTTGGTTAGGGGAGATAAAGCCATTATCCTACTTCAAG GAAAGGTATATGGTCAACATGGTTTGCTATACTGATGAGATTGTAGAAGTGCTACATGATCACTATGGAGGATCAGGAAAACCCTTACTGTTTCTTTTGCATGGGCTCAACACTGACAGCAATAACTTTTCCAAGCCAGCGGAACTTGAG GAGATGGAGAAGTTTGACACTGATCTAGCTACACTTCATCCTATTTTAACTGAATGTCGCATTTTAAAGTCTGATATGGAACTTGCTCTCATCCAGTATGCTAATGATATAAGCTCAGAAGCTCACATCGAG GTTATGCGAAATATAAGAGTGGGTATGGAGGAGTATCAGCTGGAAAGCACGTTTCTTCATCATGTCTACATGTATGGTGGCTGTAGGCATTGCTCATACACATGCATATGCGCTACTGGTGAAAATAG TGCTGTTCTTCACTATGGGCATGCTGCTGCTCCAAATGACCGG ACCTTGGAAGATGGGGATATGGCGTTGCTAGATATGGGGGCTGAATACCATTTTTATGGTTCTGACATTACATGCTCCTTTCCT GTAAATGGTAAATTTACAAGAGATCAGAGTCTTATTTACAAT GCTGTCCTCAAGGCTCACAATTCTGTTATATCTACAATGAGACCTGGAATAAGCTGGATAGACATGCACAA ACTAGCAGAAAAGAACATCCTTGAGTCGCTGAAGGCAGGAGGAATCGTTATTGG CGATGTCGATGATATGATGGCTGAGAGACTGGGTGCTGTTTTCATGCCCCATGGTCTTGGCCACTTCCTTGGACTTGACACCCACGATCCAGGAGGCTACACTAAG GACATGGAAAGGCCAAAAGAACCAGGATTAAGAGCTTTACGGACGATAAGAGAACTTAAAGAAGGCATG GTAATAACAGTGGAGCCTGGGTGCTATTTCATTGATGCTCTGCTGAATCCAGCCTTGGAAAATTCAAATACATCAAAGTTCTTTAATCGTGAAGAGATTAGCAGATTTAAAAGCTTTGGAGGAGTCAGAATTGAAAGTGATGTG TATGTTACTTCAAAGGGTTGTCAGAATCTCACAAACTGCCCACGGGAGACATGGGAAATCGAAGCTGTAATGGCAGGTGAATCATGGCCGCTGGCCAAGAGCTCATAA